The following proteins are encoded in a genomic region of Bubalus kerabau isolate K-KA32 ecotype Philippines breed swamp buffalo chromosome 13, PCC_UOA_SB_1v2, whole genome shotgun sequence:
- the IL15RA gene encoding interleukin-15 receptor subunit alpha isoform X2, with amino-acid sequence MSGRLRGRGAGALPALGLLLLLLLLGSSATPGITCPTPTSVEHADIQVKSYSINSRERYVCNSGFKRKAGTSSLTQCVFNETAKVAHWTTPNLKCIRDPSLSHQRPPSTAAPTGLTPEPESPTPSGKEPDLTFKSDTKVATRPATGPGSRLPSTAPPVGTTGVVSKETTYVPAQTAAKAPEHTYPALQDTPGAYQYNPRVVTAVSTTVTVLFVVCLVFLLGRCLWSRRAHQTPGVEMESMESVPMTTGADARGEDTEIHPHGLGGSGDAETSSGRSEGPALPQSERT; translated from the exons ATGTCCGGGCGGCTCCGGGGCCGCGGGGCCGGCGCCCTCCCCgcgctggggctgctgctgctactactgctgctcgGATCTTCGGCCACGCCGG GCATCACCTGCCCGACTCCCACATCCGTGGAGCATGCAGACATCCAGGTCAAGAGTTACAGCATCAACTCCAGGGAGCGGTATGTTTGTAATTCTGGCTTCAAGCGTAAAGCTGGGACCTCCAGCTTGACCCAGTGTGTGTTTAACGAGACCGCGAAAGTCGCCCACTGGACCACTCCCAACCTCAAGTGCATCA GAGACCCCTCCCTGAGTCACCAAAGGCCACCCTCCACAGCAGCGCCGACAGGGTTGACCCCAGAGCCAGAGAGCCCCACCCCCTCCGGAAAAG AGCCAGATCTTACTTTCAAGTCAGACACCAAAGTGGCCACAAGGCCAGCTACTGGACCAGGCTCCAGGCTGCCGTCCACAGCTCCTCCTGTGGGAACCACAGGGGTAGTCAGTAAGGAGACCACCTACGTCCCAGCTCAGACAGCAGCCAAGGCTCCGGAACACACATACCCGGCCTTGCAGGACACGCCCG GTGCGTATCAGTACAATCCCAGAGTTGTGACCG CCGTCTCCACAACTGTCACCGTGCTCTTTGTAGTATGCCTGGTGTTTCTTCTGGGACGTTGCCTGTGGTCAAG GCGAGCCCACCAGACACCGGGTGTTGAGATGGAGAGCATGGAGAGTGTGCCAATGACCACAGGGGCCGATGCCAGAGGGGAGGACACGGAAATCCACCCGCATGGCCTAGGAGGCTCTGGGGACGCCGAGACCAGCAGCGGCCGCAGTGAAGGCCCAGCTCTTCCCCAGTCAGAGAGGACCTAG
- the IL15RA gene encoding interleukin-15 receptor subunit alpha isoform X1, whose amino-acid sequence MSGRLRGRGAGALPALGLLLLLLLLGSSATPGITCPTPTSVEHADIQVKSYSINSRERYVCNSGFKRKAGTSSLTQCVFNETAKVAHWTTPNLKCIRDPSLSHQRPPSTAAPTGLTPEPESPTPSGKEPDLTFKSDTKVATRPATGPGSRLPSTAPPVGTTGVVSKETTYVPAQTAAKAPEHTYPALQDTPGAYQYNPRVVTAAVSTTVTVLFVVCLVFLLGRCLWSRRAHQTPGVEMESMESVPMTTGADARGEDTEIHPHGLGGSGDAETSSGRSEGPALPQSERT is encoded by the exons ATGTCCGGGCGGCTCCGGGGCCGCGGGGCCGGCGCCCTCCCCgcgctggggctgctgctgctactactgctgctcgGATCTTCGGCCACGCCGG GCATCACCTGCCCGACTCCCACATCCGTGGAGCATGCAGACATCCAGGTCAAGAGTTACAGCATCAACTCCAGGGAGCGGTATGTTTGTAATTCTGGCTTCAAGCGTAAAGCTGGGACCTCCAGCTTGACCCAGTGTGTGTTTAACGAGACCGCGAAAGTCGCCCACTGGACCACTCCCAACCTCAAGTGCATCA GAGACCCCTCCCTGAGTCACCAAAGGCCACCCTCCACAGCAGCGCCGACAGGGTTGACCCCAGAGCCAGAGAGCCCCACCCCCTCCGGAAAAG AGCCAGATCTTACTTTCAAGTCAGACACCAAAGTGGCCACAAGGCCAGCTACTGGACCAGGCTCCAGGCTGCCGTCCACAGCTCCTCCTGTGGGAACCACAGGGGTAGTCAGTAAGGAGACCACCTACGTCCCAGCTCAGACAGCAGCCAAGGCTCCGGAACACACATACCCGGCCTTGCAGGACACGCCCG GTGCGTATCAGTACAATCCCAGAGTTGTGACCG CAGCCGTCTCCACAACTGTCACCGTGCTCTTTGTAGTATGCCTGGTGTTTCTTCTGGGACGTTGCCTGTGGTCAAG GCGAGCCCACCAGACACCGGGTGTTGAGATGGAGAGCATGGAGAGTGTGCCAATGACCACAGGGGCCGATGCCAGAGGGGAGGACACGGAAATCCACCCGCATGGCCTAGGAGGCTCTGGGGACGCCGAGACCAGCAGCGGCCGCAGTGAAGGCCCAGCTCTTCCCCAGTCAGAGAGGACCTAG
- the IL15RA gene encoding interleukin-15 receptor subunit alpha isoform X3, with amino-acid sequence MSGRLRGRGAGALPALGLLLLLLLLGSSATPGITCPTPTSVEHADIQVKSYSINSRERYVCNSGFKRKAGTSSLTQCVFNETAKVAHWTTPNLKCIRDPSLSHQRPPSTAAPTGLTPEPESPTPSGKGAYQYNPRVVTAAVSTTVTVLFVVCLVFLLGRCLWSRRAHQTPGVEMESMESVPMTTGADARGEDTEIHPHGLGGSGDAETSSGRSEGPALPQSERT; translated from the exons ATGTCCGGGCGGCTCCGGGGCCGCGGGGCCGGCGCCCTCCCCgcgctggggctgctgctgctactactgctgctcgGATCTTCGGCCACGCCGG GCATCACCTGCCCGACTCCCACATCCGTGGAGCATGCAGACATCCAGGTCAAGAGTTACAGCATCAACTCCAGGGAGCGGTATGTTTGTAATTCTGGCTTCAAGCGTAAAGCTGGGACCTCCAGCTTGACCCAGTGTGTGTTTAACGAGACCGCGAAAGTCGCCCACTGGACCACTCCCAACCTCAAGTGCATCA GAGACCCCTCCCTGAGTCACCAAAGGCCACCCTCCACAGCAGCGCCGACAGGGTTGACCCCAGAGCCAGAGAGCCCCACCCCCTCCGGAAAAG GTGCGTATCAGTACAATCCCAGAGTTGTGACCG CAGCCGTCTCCACAACTGTCACCGTGCTCTTTGTAGTATGCCTGGTGTTTCTTCTGGGACGTTGCCTGTGGTCAAG GCGAGCCCACCAGACACCGGGTGTTGAGATGGAGAGCATGGAGAGTGTGCCAATGACCACAGGGGCCGATGCCAGAGGGGAGGACACGGAAATCCACCCGCATGGCCTAGGAGGCTCTGGGGACGCCGAGACCAGCAGCGGCCGCAGTGAAGGCCCAGCTCTTCCCCAGTCAGAGAGGACCTAG
- the IL15RA gene encoding interleukin-15 receptor subunit alpha isoform X4 encodes MSGRLRGRGAGALPALGLLLLLLLLGSSATPGITCPTPTSVEHADIQVKSYSINSRERYVCNSGFKRKAGTSSLTQCVFNETAKVAHWTTPNLKCIRDPSLSHQRPPSTAAPTGLTPEPESPTPSGKGAYQYNPRVVTAVSTTVTVLFVVCLVFLLGRCLWSRRAHQTPGVEMESMESVPMTTGADARGEDTEIHPHGLGGSGDAETSSGRSEGPALPQSERT; translated from the exons ATGTCCGGGCGGCTCCGGGGCCGCGGGGCCGGCGCCCTCCCCgcgctggggctgctgctgctactactgctgctcgGATCTTCGGCCACGCCGG GCATCACCTGCCCGACTCCCACATCCGTGGAGCATGCAGACATCCAGGTCAAGAGTTACAGCATCAACTCCAGGGAGCGGTATGTTTGTAATTCTGGCTTCAAGCGTAAAGCTGGGACCTCCAGCTTGACCCAGTGTGTGTTTAACGAGACCGCGAAAGTCGCCCACTGGACCACTCCCAACCTCAAGTGCATCA GAGACCCCTCCCTGAGTCACCAAAGGCCACCCTCCACAGCAGCGCCGACAGGGTTGACCCCAGAGCCAGAGAGCCCCACCCCCTCCGGAAAAG GTGCGTATCAGTACAATCCCAGAGTTGTGACCG CCGTCTCCACAACTGTCACCGTGCTCTTTGTAGTATGCCTGGTGTTTCTTCTGGGACGTTGCCTGTGGTCAAG GCGAGCCCACCAGACACCGGGTGTTGAGATGGAGAGCATGGAGAGTGTGCCAATGACCACAGGGGCCGATGCCAGAGGGGAGGACACGGAAATCCACCCGCATGGCCTAGGAGGCTCTGGGGACGCCGAGACCAGCAGCGGCCGCAGTGAAGGCCCAGCTCTTCCCCAGTCAGAGAGGACCTAG